In a genomic window of Telopea speciosissima isolate NSW1024214 ecotype Mountain lineage chromosome 5, Tspe_v1, whole genome shotgun sequence:
- the LOC122660920 gene encoding NADH dehydrogenase [ubiquinone] 1 beta subcomplex subunit 2 yields MGGGHGDDGHSTTYKGFTMHRPKRWHTVTGKGLCAIMWFWVFYRAKQDGPVVLGWRHPWEGHDSHGHGHESHDH; encoded by the exons ATGGGAGGAGGACATGGAGACGATGGGCACAGCACGACTTACAAAGGCTTCACCATGCATCGCCCTAAGCGATGGCATACCGTCACCGGAAAGGGTTTGTGCGCCATCATGTG GTTTTGGGTATTCTACAGGGCTAAGCAAGATGGCCCCGTAGTCTTG GGTTGGCGGCATCCTTGGGAGGGGCATGACTCCCATGGTCATGGCCATGAATCGCATGATCATTAG
- the LOC122662873 gene encoding uncharacterized protein LOC122662873 — protein MVKQRDQLWKYVEDLKGRFKCKFYNKEYAGGISRVKYHLACLKGNDVGICSNVPDDVHAEALHALSKKNKKAKTGENSTACNVGTSQNPLDSRAHIGQSSSLQQPSVDGMFKQKSKDEVDDDLARCFILNNISFNVIQTPSFIQMIRSACCYGLSYAVPSYSTLKTKLVQRARKDIESYVALVKDSWSTTRCTIMSNILTDMKKRSFINIIAYSPKGVVFLNSFECSNSSKTRLFLEDILEPIIEEIGPKKVVQLISDNTSNYGAAISLIMEKYPHIHRVRCGAHGVQLLLKDIDAQISWVKEVFDKAKLVVDFMYKHGIVLALMRECIGGKELKKPCKTRFASNFLMLKSILDVEDVLRIMVA, from the coding sequence ATGGTTAAACAAAGAGATCAATTATGGAAGTATGTGGAAGATTTAAAAGGGCGTTTCAAATGTAAATTTTATAACAAGGAGTATGCAGGTGGTATTTCAAGAGTAAAATATCATTTAGCTTGTTTGAAGGGAAATGATGTTGGGATATGTAGCAATGTGCCTGATGATGTCCATGCTGAGGCACTCCATGCATTAagtaagaaaaataagaaagctAAGACTGGAGAAAATTCCACTGCATGTAATGTTGGAACTTCACAAAACCCCCTAGATAGTAGAGCACATATAGGTCAgtcttcaagtcttcaacaaCCAAGTGTAGATGGAATGTTTAAACAGAAAAGCAAGGATGAAGTTGATGATGATTTGGCTCGTTGTTTCATTTTGAATAACATTTCCTTTAATGTTATTCAAACTCCTAGTTTCATTCAGATGATACGTTCTGCTTGTTGTTATGGTCTAAGTTATGCCGTACCTAGTTATTCTACATTGAAGACCAAATTGGTACAAAGGgcaaggaaggatattgaaagTTATGTTGCTTTAGTCAAGGACTCATGGTCTACTACAAGATGCACTATTATGTCTAACATATTGACTGATATGAAAAAGCGTTCCTTCATTAATATTATTGCATATTCACCCAAGGGGGTTGTTTTCCTCAACTCTTTTGAGTGCTCTAATTCTTCTAAGACTAGACTATTTCTTGAAGATATACTTGAGCCTATAATAGAGGAAATTGGACCAAAGAAAGTTGTTCAACTTATCTCAGATAACACTTCCAACTATGGGGCTGCAATTTCTTTGATTATGGAGAAATATCCTCACATTCATAGAGTAAGGTGTGGAGCCCATGGAGTGCAATTACTATTAAAGGACATTGATGCACAAATTTCATGGGTAAAAGAAGTATTTGACAAGGCAAAGTTGGTTGTTGATTTTATGTACAAGCATGGGATTGTTTTAGCTTTAATGAGGGAATGCATAGGaggcaaagaattgaaaaaacCTTGCAAGACCAGATTTGCCTCTAATTTTTTAATGCTTAAATCTATTCTTGATGTTGAGGATGTGTTGAGAATTATGGTTGCATAA
- the LOC122662874 gene encoding uncharacterized mitochondrial protein AtMg00810-like, with amino-acid sequence MSVLGFCLLHQGYFPISMKNQKYTLDLLFETGMLGCNLSNAPLEANVHISSKTDDLVDKGQYQRFVGKLIYLSHTHPDIAFDVSLVSQYMHDPYSSHLEAVFWILCYLKFVLGKEILLSSHGYLQVEAFTDSDWASSLDYRRSTTGYGTFVGDNLVTWRSKKQAVFARSSAQAEFLVMSHGIYELMWLQGLLKI; translated from the coding sequence ATGTCGGTATTGGGGTTTTGCCTGCTCCACCAAGGATATTTTCCTATCTCAAtgaaaaatcagaaatatacTCTTGATCTTCTATTTGAaacagggatgttgggttgtAACCTTTCAAATGCTCCTCTTGAAGCAAATGTTCATATTTCTAGCAAGACCGATGATCTAGTGGATAAGGGTCAGTATCAGCGATTCGTTGGAAAGCTGATTTACCTATCCCACACTCATCCAGACATTGCCTTTGATGTTAGTCTGGTAAGccagtatatgcatgatccttattcctcacACTTAGAAGCTGTGTTTTGGATCTTGTGCTACCTGAAGTTTGTACTAGGAAAGGAAATCCTCCTGTCTTCCCATGGTTATTTACAAGTTGAGGCCTTTACCGATTCTGATTGGGCCAGTTCTCTAGATTATCGACGATCTACCACAGGTTATGGTACTTTTGTGGGTGACAACTTGGTtacttggaggagtaagaagcaGGCAGTTTTTGCTCGGTCTAGTGCTCAAGCTGAATTTCTCGTCATGTCTCATGGCATCTACGAGTTGATGTGGCTTCAAGGTCTCTTGAAAATCTAG